TTGTTTTTGCCGGTCTGTTCCTCGAAGTCATTCCCGTTTTACTACGACGTAGTACGCACGACACGCGATAGCCTCCGCCGCATGTTATCGGCCCATACGGTGTGGTCCCCTTTTTTTTCACCCTGACCACGTAAAACCCTTTAAGCTCGTGGCACGGTAAACAGGAAGTCGCCgttctcctcctcttccccTCTATCGATGGTCCTTCAGCGCAGGTTGCATGTGATGCGTAGGGGGCACCTGCGATCTCTCTGGATTTATCGTAAGGGGACTCGAGTCCCCCAATCTCGGTTATTCTTgacaacttttattaaatttcgatGCCTTTTCATTATTTCGTGATTTTACTTCAAGCGTGAAAATAGGTTTCCGATATGATTTACTTTTACGTGTATTTTGACGCAAGAGATCGCGACGCTTTCAacgattgaaaaattattacgatgaggcaagaaataattctttttttatttgtgttacAGGCTGCGATACTCCAACAGACTGCCGAATACATATACCAATTAGAGCAAGAGAAGACACAACTGCTGTCACAAAATAGCCAACTAAAACGGTTGATAAATCAACACGAAGGTGATGTACCTATCAAGAAACGCAAACCCGATACCCAAGCCCAAGGTAATTCTTCGTCGACTTTTAAAATGAAtctatattttgtacaaaaataatgatattttgtatgtatattgtgcgaaaaaaatttaatttctattttcgtAAGTTAAAAAATCTTACAATAAGAAAGGTTCTccataaaagaatttgtttcaAGTGAAGCATGCCGTGAAAATACAACGATAATACCAAAATGTGTCAGTAAAATATCACGGTCGTGTTGCTTGCGCGCAAATATTTGTACGCATAAAAAGCAATGGAATTAACGTTCATCGTCCATCGCATAACGAGATTTTCCAAATGGACCTGAATTATTTATCGCTCGTGCGACCGCGATTGCAGTGTCCCGCGTGAATTTGGGATCGTAAAAGCAAAAAGCGGAAACAATCGGTGCAGAGCGCGAAAAGTTGCGCGGATATACATTGCAATCCGCTTATTTCACGGTTTTCCCGCTTTTATACGGCGCCACGTCCAAGTTTCTATAAGTTATTTTTCAATTGCGAAATTGAATTGTTGCATCTCCGAAACTTCCGCTcgaaaataagtaaataacgTAGTATTTTCGAATAAACACGGCTTTATAGATTTTGGCTTTTATGGTAAATTCGGCCGCGCGCCGTCACGATATATGTGCAAAAACCGgcaatctattttttttaatttttttttttaaattcatttataatCACCGAATCAATACATCAGTGACGATATTTCGCGGCAAGAGTGGCAAATTTTGCAagcaagaattttttaatctcgCGTCGACAACGTGGTCAATGCGGACGCATTTTGAGAGAGCCGTTTGTCATTTTCGCGAAAGTAATTACATTCTTCGTGACTCGGTATCACGCCGAAGGGATGTATAGGATATTACAGGAGGGAAgcttaatgtaatataacgaAGTGATGGTATcgcttatataataaatgaaaaatttccacgaaatttaatttgatttgtgAAACTTAATTCAATTGTTATCTACGTGAAGGAGGATCTCTTAGGAGGAGgttccgatattttattactttcttgATCGAAAAACGAAGTAAGTGGGAAGGAGTgtcttcaatatttaagatGGTATTTccaagtatatataatattgaaactttttgtcttaataattgttttgtctaaataataattaaatctgtgATGTGTCGTTGCACATGCATCGATATTGAGAAGGTAATATCACCGGAAGGTTAAACTTTCGGGGGATTGTAAAGGGTCCAGAGAAACGGATGGGCAACGGCAACGTCAGGATCATCCTCGAAAGTCTTTATTACTTCGAGGGGCTAAATACAAGGGGCGATTTAAGGGTACTCTCCTGTTTCGACGCCGGTGGCGTTTCGGCGACGTCGCCGTCGCGGCGGTGTCCCCGTCGGAAAGTATCTGTCGCGAACTTCGGCCGAGACAATTTCAATTTCCGGTTCTATCGTAAATTAGTTTCCTCCGTTCGATGGCACGGCGATATTCAGAAAGTTCGTCGTCGGCTGTGCGACGAAGCGGATTTAATGCCGACGAACCACTTTTATCGATCAATCGCGGTTAACCCTCCCGATTGCCTTCAAATGTTATCCCCaacatttacaataattatttgccCGATGAAATAACGTTTCACAGTCGAATGTATGGAGAAGAGAGCTAAAATTCGTCTTGGTTTATTTAAATGGAGTTTGtggattttctttaaaattgtaatacaatcataacaatgaaaaattaagatacgtagagatatatagaaagaagatatatttattctatgcacattttatttaaatgattagAAGAGTCAATTAAAGTCATAGGTCATAGGTatttaaaatgagaaataaataattgaacgTTATAGTGTAAtgggaatttaatttttaatattcctcATAAAACCATATACACTGAGAACCCATTTTGTTGAATCAACTAAATCCTTGTttgaatataacaaaaatttggttcacataacaaaaaattttttaacataaactaaatttttttgttatgtgaaccaaattgttatattaactAAAGAATTTGTTTGCCCATATCCAAACAAGGATTTAGTTGATTCAACGAAATGGGTTTCTCAGTATAACGAAttgaaaacattaaaaataatttaacaacacatctcttttaaattcatattaagCTGGGGAAAAATGAGAACCAACGCCAACGGCGCTCGAGGTCGCGATTGCGATCTCGCTGATAACAATAGCCGATAATCACAATTACCGTTGGAAatcacattaattaataaatgtttggTTGATTGAAAATGTTTGCAAGAACGATGCACAATTTGCCGCACCGTTACCGCGTTGTAATCCACTGTAATGTTCTACGATGTCAAATAATGTGCAAATGAAGTGACATACAGGAAAACGTTACGTTCACTTCGCTCTAATATAACATTGAAACAAATGGCCTGGCCTTTGATCCGCGCGAAGTGTAACGGTCTCTATATTTGCTCTATATCGTAAATAGTGGCCAGATTTAATTTCGCTCACGATCTCGCATTCATTTATATCACGCGGGACTGGTTGTATTCATTTGTACACTGGCATGTCCGCCGGAAATCTAAAATACGTTCCGAAAGTTCATTGCGGTTATTCGCCGACTGTAATCCGATTTTACGAGCCTTTCTCATAAATTAGTTTCATAAAAACATCGAGTCGTTTTACcgtgaaaattgttttttacgCGCAGCTATTTATCTAATTCCATAACTTTGTGTAAATGTCGCGATGTTTGAAAAGTAAAGGCAATCACAGATgcgaaaagaatttttcataatttttctttgttttagtCAATCTTAGCGCTGATCAATTGAGCCCAGGGGATCGATCACGTAATTTTACGttaaacttttcactttttgctCTATCCATTCCGCgtgaactttttttattattgacgaAATCACGTTTCCACGTTTCGTCGAGTTACATGATCACGAGTTTATCTGAAAATTTCCACACTTCACGTTTCCACTCTAGGGGGAAAGTTACGTGATCGCTGCCCTGATGCGCCTATTTACTGGAAGATATTGTgatttaatttctctctcattttgGCTTCTTCTGCTTTCTCAGGTGTTGTCGTTAGTGTACCAATGCACGTCAGCGAAAGCGGCGACGAGGGCTTGGGCAGCATGTCCCCCGAGCCGTTGTCGGTAATCACAGTGCCCACAGAGGTACCACAACATTCCGTTGTGAACCCCGACGTAGAGCAGCTCAAGCGACAGCTAGAAAGGGAGCGTCACGCGAGACTGCATTTAGAGAAACAGATGAGAGCAATTCAGACCCAGTTGTATCCAGAGAGATTCCGGGACAATCAGCTAATCACTTATCAGCCCCACGAGGTAACGTTTCTCTTTGGCATTGctttcgttaattttttaagaagcGAAGTAAAAGTGGACGCTactgtacaaaaattaatcgataaaatattgagagaagaaaaatcgGTTACGTAAATGGAATTGGATCAGCAATATAGAACtttgtgtataaaattgtGATTGTAGAAAACGTTATAAAAGCATGATGTAGAGGCCTTAACTGAAATATCATAGTCTATGAAAACATGTTCGAGCGATTTCGATTGCCGGGAGATCGCTGTTCGCgatacagaaaataattcaacCGTAAACTCGTTCGACCCTCGAGGATTTAAATGCTTCCCGGTTGAAAGATATTGcaaacattgttttaattgcTCACGTAGATAGCTGCGTCTGATAACAGGTCACTGGCAACGTTGTATaccgttttattatttcgattgaatcgatttcttttttcttttttccccttttaCCTGACGGCGTTCCGCGTACAAAACAATCGATCTGGCCTTCGCTGCGAATGAACAAATCGCGAAGGGACAGGTTTCGCAAGTgtacgataataaaaaaaaaaattaacgagaaTCGCTACTTGTTCTAGGTGATCGAGCACACGGATAACGTGCTAGCACAGGAAACGGAAGAAGCAGTGGCCTCGCTTCAGGTGGTATCGGTCATGGCTCTGCCGCCGGTGGGCTCCAATCAAACCGTGGAGACGTCCAGCCCGGACCCGAGCTCGCCACCCTTGTCGCCACAGCCGACCGACATGGTGACGGAAGAGATCAAAGAAGAGATCAAAGAAGTCACCTTCACCCAGAATCAGGTGTTCACGGCGATGGAGGAACCGACTACGGACTCGTATTCGTCGTCAAGTCGTGTCACGTATGCCACTTCGTCCTCCGCAGATTTTAAGACTGGCTCGCCTCAGTACATCACCACGAGTCCCACCAGGTCCTTCTCACCGGCCGCCGAGCCTCAACGGCTACCCAGTGTCCTAGAGGCCGCGATGAAAGCTGAACCCAAAGTCGAGGTGGAGAGGTACGTGactcatttattttactttaaatatgaCCATTCAAtcttaattattgtttaaaatgtaaagGGTAAGAAAAGATCTAAGTGAATAGTTGGTCCGCTTGAAATGACACCTAgtttactttaaatatctaatttgtCTAATATGACAGTCACTAATGTCACATGGCATTTTCTTACACGAATAAGAGTAGGGTGGTTTGGATTTTGCACTAATGAAAAATTCCTCAATCACACAGGTTGCCTTCCCCATCGAACTCTCTGGACGACGGTACGCAGACAAGGTTATACATCGCGAACACGTCCCGACAGAATCTGGAAACGATCGTCGAGGCGATACGTCACTTGGAGGGCGACCATCTATTCAGCGATGAACCTGCGCAAGATATGCCACTGGCACTGACCAAcaagcaacagcagcagcaacaacaacaacagcaacagGCGGCGGCGAACTCGACGTCAACAAAGTCTGCGACCACTACGTCcgcttcctcttcttcctcctcgtcCTCGACGACATCTGCCACGGCAACACCCGTGAAACAACGGATACTGCATGCCGACCATTTCCTCCAATTTCATACGCAACAACAGACCCAGCAGCGGCCGGGCGTGATCGTGGTGAAGCATTCGTGATCCAGCAACACCCCACGTCCCGTACACTGAACGGTGCATTCAAAACGACGATGTATTCTGCTTCATCGCGCGAAATCATCGTGATTTATCATTCGAAAATGAGGAATTCCTTTCAGCCGACCCAAGAGATCGAGCGCTCGCAGAAATGGGAGAGGTGATAACGATCGGGATAGAATATCATGTGCATTCTTCCTTTGCGCTGAAGAACTCGGAAGATATCCTGCGAGATGCATGAAGGGATCGGATTTTACATATGTTCCTACTACGCGCTTCGTTCGCCTTCGCCTCGACAAGGCTGTTAAGAAGGATAATGCATGCAATCGGaagatttttagataaagGACAAAGTGATTTTAAATCGCGGACGTTAGTTTATAGGTGAAGGCAGAGCTAACTTCGAAGCTTGACGAAAGGATCCTCATTGCCGAGTTGTCAAAACGAAACGACGTTATCGCGCTTTATCTCATGTAAATACTAACGATTCCTGCTGATCAATTCCGACGATCGCCACGAGATCGCTTTGAATCTCGAAGaatccctcccccctctctccttctcctctgGAGGAATATCCTCTTTTCTCGCGAGAAAGTCACGAGGATAAAAGAGGACGTTTCTCCTTCCGTTTTAGTAGGTAGAACATTTTTAGGACTTAAAGCGAGTACTACTACCGCGGTAATATTTCTAGCATAAGGCTGCGTATGCtgtatgatatacatatatacaacattacatacatatatattatttgtaaagagtataaaatatatatacatatttacgttctttttttacattgttacGGAAATGAAAATACGAGATGACGACGCgaggaaaaatattaagatataacgacacgtatatacatatatatataaatatatgtatatgtatgtatatgttctTTCGATACTTATTACGGGGTTACCACTGGATAAGCGCGAAACGACTAGAAGAAAGTGGAACTATCGAACAACAACAAGGTGTTAATCAAAATACATCCGCTGCAACGTTTAATATTTGACATACGTTAGAAAAGCACCGGCGAAGCGGAACTCGCGATCGGTCAGTtcgatccgcgcgcgcgtatgaCTCCTTTCTTCTGTGTTTTCGTGTCGCGAGTTGAAAATTCCGTTTAATCTGTGCCAAATATCCCCAGAGAG
The window above is part of the Temnothorax longispinosus isolate EJ_2023e chromosome 8, Tlon_JGU_v1, whole genome shotgun sequence genome. Proteins encoded here:
- the Crp gene encoding uncharacterized protein Crp, with the translated sequence MSVQFVADDRILLEEIVESTDQPEADLCGSDETVNDGSVTTIETVAEVADTQEPQPQQQQQLPQSKGNVGTGRRIVSQNVASSNGNDNSNVGRATSRSHMEQEKRMRREIANSNERRRMQSINAGFQSLRQLLPHHEGEKLSKAAILQQTAEYIYQLEQEKTQLLSQNSQLKRLINQHEGDVPIKKRKPDTQAQGVVVSVPMHVSESGDEGLGSMSPEPLSVITVPTEVPQHSVVNPDVEQLKRQLERERHARLHLEKQMRAIQTQLYPERFRDNQLITYQPHEVIEHTDNVLAQETEEAVASLQVVSVMALPPVGSNQTVETSSPDPSSPPLSPQPTDMVTEEIKEEIKEVTFTQNQVFTAMEEPTTDSYSSSSRVTYATSSSADFKTGSPQYITTSPTRSFSPAAEPQRLPSVLEAAMKAEPKVEVERLPSPSNSLDDGTQTRLYIANTSRQNLETIVEAIRHLEGDHLFSDEPAQDMPLALTNKQQQQQQQQQQQAAANSTSTKSATTTSASSSSSSSSTTSATATPVKQRILHADHFLQFHTQQQTQQRPGVIVVKHS